The sequence below is a genomic window from Salinispira pacifica.
ATTTTCCAAAGGCGGATCAGGCGCAGCCCTGGATTCCATGCCCACCACCGAAATTCCCTCAGCGGAACTGGAGGCGGGAATCGGCGTACTGGAACTGTTTGCCCGAAGCGGCTTGTGTTCCTCCCGGGGCGAAGCCCGCCGTCTTGTTCAGCAGGGCGGTGCCAGGGTGAACGATGAGAAAGTGAGCGACATTGAGCAGAACATTGACGCCTCCCATCTTGGAGAGGACGGAATCGTTCTCAGAGCCGGAAAAAAACGCTATGCCAGGATTGTAAGGGGCTGAGTTTCCACCGGTTCCTTACATCCCCCGTCGAAGACGTCATTATGAACGGACCTCATCATAAACGGACGGCATTAAAAAAGATGGTATCCAAAAAGGATGTCTGAGCCCCGGGCTGAGGCATCTTTTTTTATCCGGCAAAAATTGTCAGTGCACAGAAGCTTGTGAAGAACCATGTATTCCAATAAAAACCTGCATATGTAGTGCCTGAAAAATGCCCGACACCACCAGTACGGTATAATTTTTCGAAATAGATAGTTTTCACAAGCTTTGGTGCACTGTAAACCGGTCACATTCCGATTAATCCGGGCACTGCTGGTGGAGGGGGGGGTGCCTGCCCATCGGGGGACGCAAGGAATTAGATGGTACAGTGAAACAGATGGTGCAGTGAAACAGATGGCTCAATGAACCTGATGGTGCAAAAAATGAGGGGGGGGGGAACCCCGGCTCGGAGCAGGCATGCAACGCCTCTGTTCACAACCTGGCCCCAAATCCCCAGCTCACAACCTGGTATCAACGCCCTCACCCGGGAGGCCGTTGCATCAGGCCCGCTGAATCAAGTCCATCGAATCAGGCCCGCTGAATCAGCCAGCAGCGGTGGGGTTTGCGCTTGGCAAAATCCTCAGGAATGGTCTTGTTGGTTATTTCGTCTATGAGAGCACCCCGTTTTTTCAGTTCACGATCTTCCAGGCGGAATTTTCGGAAGTTGTTGCTGAAGATCAGTACACCCTTTTTGGTGAGAAGCTTCAGGCATTGCTCAATTAGCCAGACCTGGTCTTTCTGCACATCAAAAACCCCGTCCATTTTTTTGCTGTTGGAGAATGTGGGGGGATCGCAGACGATGAGATCGTAGCTGTCTTTTCGCTCCACGGCCTGGTTCAGCCATTCAACTGCATTGGCGGTAATCAGCCGGTGGAGATTTCCGGTAAGAAAGCCGTTTCGCTCAAGGTTTCGCTTGGCCCATTCACTGTAGGTGTTGGACATATCCACGCTGGTGGTGCTCATAGCACCGCCGTTGGCGGCGTAGACCGAAAAGCTGCCTGTGTAGGAAAAGAGATTGAGCATTCTTGACCCGTCCGCTATGTCCCGGATGAAGGAACGGGTGGTACGGTGATCCAGGAACAGCCCGGTATCAAGATAATCAGAAAGGTTGACCTCGAATTCCAGGCCGCCTTCGCGGATCTCTATGGTGAAGCGTTCACGGGCGAAGCGCTCGTACTGATTGCGCCCTTTCTGCTGCCGGCGGGTCTTGATGAAGACATTTTCCTCTGGGATTCCCAGAGCCCTGGCCGCATGCTCAGCCATGGTGATGGTCCACTCTTCCTGTTCCTTCTCGTCTTTGTCCCGGAATTTCAAAAGCTCTGCGATATGCAGATACTTTCCGTATATATCAATCTGAAGAGGGACTTCCGGAATATCCTTGTCGTACAGCCGGAACGCCTGAATATCCTGTCGTTTTGCCCATTTTCGAAGATGCTGATGCCGCTTTTTCAAGCGGTTCATGAGCATTTCTGCCTGGTCGGCGGTTTTTTCATCCATATCGGGTACCTGTATTGTGTCTGCTGAGTCTTCTGTTGTTGTATCTGTCCATACAGCCGGCGGCTACACTGAGCCGTGCTGCCGGGCCATTTTCACCGCAAGAACCGCGTAGCCCGACGAAAGGTCTTCTTTCTGCACCACCACATTCCCGGGAACCTTCAATTTTACATTGGTGAAATTCCATATCGCCTTGATGCCGGCCTTCACCAGCAGTTCTGCCACCGCCTGGGCCTGATCCGAAGGAACGGTGAGAATCGCAATATGCACATCCAGTTCCCGGATTTTATTCACCATCTGATTCAGGGAATGAACCGGAACACCGCAGATGGTTTTCCCGATTTTATCAGTTGAGGGATCGAATGCCGCCAGAATGCTCATGCCGTGACGCTTAAACTCCGCATATCCCATGAGAGCACGGCCCAGGTTACCGGCGCCTACAATGATGGCCCGGTGGATTTTATCCCATTCAAGAAACGAATTGATGGCATTGATCAGTTCCTTCACCGGAAAACCTATGCGGGGCTTTCCCACGATTCCGGTGATTGCCAGGTCTTTCCGTACCTGTATCGGCTCAAGTTCAAGCTCTTCGGCAATGATGGTGCCGGAGATAAAGTCTTTCCCGTCTTTCTGAGCCGCCTCAACAACATGTAGATATGACGGAAGACGCTTGATGGTGGGCAGACTGGCAAGTTTTACTATTGGCATGTATAGACCCCATAACAGTTACGCGGATTAAGAAAAGCTGGTGAAATTATATCGGTAAATTTGCGCTTTCTCAAGCATTAGACAGGGATTTCTAAATGGGGGTAGAATGGAGGAGATGAGTGAGATACAGATTGATACCGGCGACAAAACCGGGCAGCATGACGATGAATTACGCATAGAAAAAATTGTGTCAGGCGGATACGGACTCGGCCGGGATTCAGAGGGGGTGATATTCATCCCTTACACGGTCCCCGGGGATCTGATCCGGGTTGGATCCGTCAGGAGCGCCAAGGGAACCCGCTACGGTGAAGCAGTCCGGATTCTTGAGCCAGGACCGGGCCGCCGGGAAGCCCCCTGCAGATATTATTACCGCTGCGGCGGCTGCGATCTCCAGCATATTGAGTATGCCGCCCAACTGAATATCAAAAAAGAAATGATCAGAGAAGCGCTGATACGCCAGGGTGGTTTTGATCCCGGGGATTCTGTTTTGGCAGGTCTGGAGATGTTCGGATCTGACGAATGGAATAGCAGAAACCGGGT
It includes:
- a CDS encoding redox-sensing transcriptional repressor Rex, producing the protein MPIVKLASLPTIKRLPSYLHVVEAAQKDGKDFISGTIIAEELELEPIQVRKDLAITGIVGKPRIGFPVKELINAINSFLEWDKIHRAIIVGAGNLGRALMGYAEFKRHGMSILAAFDPSTDKIGKTICGVPVHSLNQMVNKIRELDVHIAILTVPSDQAQAVAELLVKAGIKAIWNFTNVKLKVPGNVVVQKEDLSSGYAVLAVKMARQHGSV
- a CDS encoding class I SAM-dependent methyltransferase, with the translated sequence MDEKTADQAEMLMNRLKKRHQHLRKWAKRQDIQAFRLYDKDIPEVPLQIDIYGKYLHIAELLKFRDKDEKEQEEWTITMAEHAARALGIPEENVFIKTRRQQKGRNQYERFARERFTIEIREGGLEFEVNLSDYLDTGLFLDHRTTRSFIRDIADGSRMLNLFSYTGSFSVYAANGGAMSTTSVDMSNTYSEWAKRNLERNGFLTGNLHRLITANAVEWLNQAVERKDSYDLIVCDPPTFSNSKKMDGVFDVQKDQVWLIEQCLKLLTKKGVLIFSNNFRKFRLEDRELKKRGALIDEITNKTIPEDFAKRKPHRCWLIQRA